In Myxococcus stipitatus, the following are encoded in one genomic region:
- the cglB gene encoding adventurous gliding motility lipoprotein CglB produces the protein MRAKLPLLSALVLGALSGVVATGCQSYDFEPVEPLAIAQTTVEETITALASKPNVMMLVDVSGSMTSPVNPSHPSCKVDRGDGTMVVCGGQLPCPTATCPTRWTELQAAVPGFLETTGKHVRFGLTTYPESEKGDTSDACNASSSLSIRKDLPAEEGDAALQLHATSIINVIKGIPNAGTGRPLGGTPTSGSMTFLGNLPSMQDKERKNFVILLTDGLPNCNVNNEYSGRTEPVQCKCTIATTPGAPDQCASTTFYERRGCLDTNASVAAVRDLKEKGITTIVIGFGAETASGDGPVVLQAMATAGGFARSCTDDPTACGSNDTCNPVTGLCGRSFYQAGNQTELADALERISKEVRNTEPCLIRLKGPQLPSDPKLIVVYVEGERILGGSDTWELTGDGVRFNGATCERIKNSRPEAPVKIEIRAIRQR, from the coding sequence ATGCGCGCCAAGTTGCCCCTCCTGAGCGCTCTCGTTCTCGGCGCCCTCTCGGGTGTCGTCGCCACGGGTTGTCAGTCCTACGACTTCGAGCCGGTGGAGCCGCTGGCCATCGCGCAGACGACGGTCGAGGAGACGATCACGGCCCTCGCGAGCAAGCCCAACGTCATGATGTTGGTGGACGTCTCCGGCTCCATGACGAGCCCGGTGAATCCATCGCATCCGTCCTGCAAGGTGGATCGCGGGGATGGCACGATGGTCGTCTGTGGTGGCCAGCTGCCGTGCCCCACGGCGACGTGCCCCACCCGGTGGACCGAACTGCAGGCCGCAGTGCCTGGCTTCCTCGAGACCACGGGCAAGCACGTACGCTTCGGCCTCACGACGTATCCCGAGTCAGAGAAGGGCGACACGTCAGACGCCTGTAATGCCTCCTCGTCTTTGTCGATCCGAAAGGACCTGCCAGCCGAGGAAGGTGACGCTGCGTTGCAGCTGCATGCCACCTCCATCATCAACGTCATCAAGGGGATTCCCAACGCCGGAACGGGACGGCCCCTTGGCGGCACCCCAACGAGCGGGAGCATGACCTTCCTGGGGAACTTGCCGAGCATGCAAGACAAGGAGCGCAAGAACTTCGTCATCCTCCTGACGGACGGTCTGCCCAACTGCAATGTGAACAACGAATACTCTGGCCGGACCGAGCCGGTGCAGTGCAAGTGCACCATCGCAACCACGCCGGGTGCGCCTGATCAGTGCGCGTCCACCACTTTCTATGAGCGCCGTGGTTGCCTGGACACGAATGCCTCCGTGGCCGCTGTGCGCGACCTGAAGGAAAAAGGAATCACGACCATCGTTATTGGTTTCGGCGCGGAGACGGCTTCGGGTGATGGGCCGGTGGTGCTCCAGGCGATGGCGACGGCGGGTGGGTTTGCGCGCTCCTGTACGGATGACCCGACCGCCTGTGGTAGCAATGACACGTGCAACCCGGTGACGGGGCTTTGCGGCCGGAGCTTCTACCAGGCAGGCAACCAGACTGAACTCGCCGATGCCTTGGAGCGAATCAGCAAGGAGGTTCGCAACACGGAGCCTTGCCTGATTCGTCTGAAGGGACCGCAGCTGCCGTCCGACCCCAAGCTCATCGTTGTCTACGTCGAGGGCGAGCGCATCCTGGGCGGCAGTGACACCTGGGAGTTGACGGGGGACGGCGTGCGCTTCAATGGCGCGACGTGCGAGCGCATCAAGAACTCGCGTCCGGAAGCCCCGGTCAAGATCGAGATTCGCGCCATCCGGCAGCGTTAG
- a CDS encoding HEAT repeat domain-containing protein translates to MVSPGDLRTQVLALLDASSQGPIREEQWQRLGAQALPVLNALVMDNSVGPSRRSRAIASLALVDPTQGARSIQEVLDDTRAPADVRASAAQALAQCMGVEAIGILAPRLSDHEDPVREAVALTLGRLGGQQARQVLEERLPVEERPLVREALQRGLTLTEP, encoded by the coding sequence TTGGTTTCTCCTGGCGACCTCCGGACGCAGGTGCTGGCCTTGCTGGATGCCTCATCCCAGGGCCCCATCCGCGAGGAGCAGTGGCAACGGCTCGGTGCTCAGGCCTTGCCGGTCCTGAACGCACTCGTGATGGACAACTCCGTCGGCCCTTCTCGACGCTCCCGGGCCATCGCCTCGCTCGCCCTGGTGGACCCGACACAAGGCGCCCGCTCCATCCAGGAAGTCCTCGACGATACGCGTGCGCCCGCGGATGTTCGCGCCAGCGCGGCGCAGGCGCTCGCTCAATGCATGGGAGTCGAGGCCATCGGGATCCTCGCCCCCCGGCTCTCGGACCATGAAGACCCGGTGCGCGAAGCCGTGGCCCTGACGCTCGGGCGGTTGGGAGGACAGCAGGCCCGCCAGGTCCTCGAGGAGCGCCTCCCCGTCGAGGAACGCCCCCTCGTACGCGAGGCCCTTCAACGTGGACTCACCCTCACCGAGCCTTGA
- a CDS encoding HAD family hydrolase, translating to MGAMRPTVLLFDIDGTLITTGGAGRRAMDLAFEQLHGRRDACDSFHMSGMTDRAIVRKALRIIGVEDTEAAIDAGIAAYLAHLTEEVRKVEAQRYIVFPGIREAVHEARKRPGFAVGLGTGNIRAGARVKLERVAIHDQFSFGGFGCDHENRVELIRRGAEAGAATLGVPREECRVVIIGDTPMDVAAAIGIGAECIGVGTGTFTAEALLQAGAHSAFPDFTHPEALPTLLGGR from the coding sequence ATGGGGGCCATGCGCCCCACGGTCCTCCTGTTCGATATCGACGGCACCCTCATCACCACAGGCGGCGCCGGACGCCGCGCCATGGACCTGGCGTTCGAGCAGCTCCACGGACGACGTGACGCCTGCGACTCGTTCCACATGTCCGGCATGACGGACCGGGCCATCGTCCGCAAGGCCCTTCGCATCATCGGGGTCGAGGACACCGAAGCGGCCATCGACGCCGGTATCGCCGCCTACCTCGCTCACCTCACGGAAGAAGTCCGCAAGGTCGAAGCGCAGCGCTACATCGTCTTCCCCGGCATTCGCGAAGCCGTCCACGAAGCACGCAAGCGCCCGGGCTTCGCCGTGGGACTGGGGACCGGCAACATCCGCGCTGGGGCTCGAGTGAAGCTGGAGCGCGTGGCCATCCACGACCAGTTCTCCTTCGGTGGGTTCGGCTGCGACCACGAGAACCGCGTGGAGCTCATTCGCCGAGGCGCCGAGGCGGGCGCAGCAACCCTGGGAGTCCCTCGCGAGGAGTGCCGCGTGGTCATCATCGGCGACACGCCCATGGATGTCGCCGCGGCCATCGGCATTGGCGCGGAGTGCATCGGCGTTGGCACCGGTACCTTCACGGCCGAAGCGCTCCTGCAGGCCGGCGCGCACTCCGCGTTCCCGGACTTCACGCACCCCGAGGCCCTTCCAACCTTGCTCGGCGGACGCTGA
- the hrpB gene encoding ATP-dependent helicase HrpB, whose product MADAALPIDPLLPEIVSTLRGARSLVLEAPPGAGKTTRVPRALLEAGLGEGKEIVVLQPRRLPTRLAAQRVSEEIGEHVGETVGYQVRFEDVRSAKTRLSFVTEGVLGRRLLSDPTLRDVGIVVLDEFHERHLAADISLAMLRRLQETRRPDLKLVVMSATLEAEPVRAYLGGCPSLRSQGRRFDVSLEYLPTPDDRHLDQQVLSGIKRLFAQGVDGDVLVFLPGAGEIRRTRDACADFAERHGAELLPLHGDLSPAEQDRAVRKSSRRKIILSTNVAETSVTIDGVAVVIDTGLARVASHSPWSGLPTLKLSKVSRASAIQRAGRAGRTRAGHCLRLYTQHDFDGRPEQEAPEIRRMDLAETVLSLRASGVTDLGAFPFFEPPPAASLDAAETLLRRLGAVDSQGRVTQVGQRLLRFPVHPRQARVIVEGERRGVGADAATLAALMGERDIRREARANLGSGGRAAAVVSGPSDLLELLERFREAERTGFASGRMHSLSLEQGAVQSVDRVQKQLRRAVRNQGEQPQRAEDREQALMLSALAGYPDRVARRRRPRAPELLLFGGGTASLSELSVVQDADLMVAVDAEERPGRGAVVRLASAVEPEWLLDLYPEALEEVDTLQWNAEARRVERLTRLSYGNLVLEETRAPAPASEQAARVLVEAALAAGPGRFADPDALEQWRTRVALLAQAFPEAKFPTVDDAFLRDALASLCSDARSFKDLEGVSLIDALYARLTSEQQRLLATHAPERVTLPGGRGVKVNYEPGKPPWVESRLQDFFGMAQGPSVCAGRVPLVLHLLAPNMRAVQVTTDLAGFWERHYPALRKELGRKYPRHSWPEDPRHAQPPAPRPPRR is encoded by the coding sequence ATGGCCGACGCCGCCCTTCCCATCGACCCTCTCCTCCCGGAAATCGTCTCCACCCTGCGTGGCGCACGTTCGCTCGTCCTGGAGGCCCCTCCCGGCGCGGGCAAGACCACGCGAGTCCCTCGCGCACTTCTCGAAGCGGGGCTCGGCGAGGGCAAGGAAATCGTCGTCCTCCAACCCCGCAGGCTCCCCACCCGCCTCGCCGCCCAGCGCGTCTCCGAAGAGATTGGCGAACACGTCGGCGAAACCGTCGGCTACCAGGTCCGCTTCGAGGATGTCCGCAGCGCCAAGACCCGCCTGTCCTTCGTCACCGAAGGCGTCCTCGGCCGCCGCCTCTTGTCCGACCCCACCTTGCGCGACGTGGGCATCGTCGTGCTCGACGAGTTCCACGAGCGCCACCTCGCCGCCGACATCTCGCTCGCGATGCTTCGCCGCCTCCAAGAGACCCGGCGACCCGACCTCAAGCTCGTCGTCATGTCCGCGACCCTGGAGGCCGAACCCGTCCGTGCGTACCTTGGAGGTTGTCCCTCCCTCCGGTCCCAGGGACGCCGCTTCGACGTGAGCCTGGAGTACCTCCCCACTCCCGACGACCGGCATCTCGACCAACAGGTCCTCTCCGGCATCAAACGACTGTTCGCGCAGGGCGTGGATGGCGACGTGCTCGTCTTCCTCCCGGGCGCCGGTGAGATTCGGCGCACGCGAGACGCGTGCGCCGACTTCGCTGAACGCCACGGCGCCGAGCTCCTCCCCCTCCACGGAGACCTCTCCCCCGCGGAACAAGACCGCGCCGTTCGCAAGAGCTCGCGCCGGAAGATCATCCTCTCCACCAACGTCGCCGAGACCTCCGTCACCATCGACGGTGTCGCCGTGGTCATCGACACGGGACTGGCTCGCGTGGCCAGCCACTCCCCCTGGTCCGGCCTCCCCACCCTCAAGCTGTCCAAGGTCAGCCGCGCCTCCGCCATCCAGCGCGCGGGCCGCGCAGGCCGGACTCGCGCAGGCCACTGTCTGCGCCTCTACACCCAGCACGACTTCGACGGGCGCCCCGAACAGGAAGCCCCAGAAATCCGCCGCATGGACCTCGCGGAGACCGTGCTCTCGCTTCGGGCCTCCGGCGTGACGGACCTCGGCGCCTTCCCGTTCTTCGAGCCCCCTCCCGCGGCCTCTCTCGACGCCGCGGAGACCCTGCTTCGCCGACTCGGCGCCGTGGACTCCCAAGGTCGCGTCACCCAGGTGGGCCAGCGGCTCCTGCGCTTCCCCGTCCACCCACGCCAGGCTCGCGTCATCGTCGAAGGTGAACGACGCGGCGTCGGGGCCGACGCGGCCACACTCGCCGCGCTCATGGGCGAACGAGACATCCGCCGCGAAGCGCGCGCAAACCTGGGCAGCGGTGGCCGCGCGGCCGCCGTCGTCAGCGGGCCCTCGGACCTGCTCGAACTCCTGGAGCGATTCCGCGAAGCCGAACGCACGGGGTTCGCCTCAGGGCGCATGCACTCGCTCTCCCTCGAACAAGGCGCCGTGCAGTCCGTGGACCGCGTGCAGAAACAACTGCGGCGCGCCGTTCGCAATCAAGGCGAACAACCCCAGCGCGCCGAGGACCGCGAGCAAGCCCTCATGCTCAGCGCCCTCGCTGGCTACCCGGATCGCGTGGCGCGTCGGCGGAGGCCTCGGGCGCCCGAGTTGCTCTTGTTCGGCGGCGGCACCGCCTCCCTCTCCGAGCTGAGCGTGGTGCAGGACGCCGACCTGATGGTCGCCGTCGACGCGGAGGAACGCCCCGGACGCGGCGCCGTGGTGCGACTGGCCAGCGCCGTGGAACCCGAGTGGCTCCTGGACCTCTACCCCGAGGCGCTCGAGGAAGTAGACACTCTCCAGTGGAACGCCGAGGCCCGCCGCGTGGAGCGCCTCACCCGGCTCTCGTACGGCAACCTCGTGCTCGAGGAGACCCGCGCTCCCGCTCCCGCGTCGGAGCAGGCCGCACGCGTCCTCGTCGAGGCCGCACTCGCCGCGGGGCCTGGCCGCTTCGCCGACCCCGACGCGCTTGAACAGTGGCGCACCCGCGTGGCCCTGCTCGCCCAGGCCTTCCCCGAGGCGAAGTTCCCCACCGTGGACGATGCCTTCCTGCGCGATGCGCTCGCGTCCCTATGCTCCGACGCGCGCAGCTTCAAGGACCTGGAGGGTGTGTCCCTCATCGATGCGCTCTACGCGCGCCTGACGTCCGAGCAACAGCGGCTGCTCGCCACCCATGCCCCCGAGCGCGTCACGCTTCCGGGAGGCCGAGGCGTCAAGGTGAACTACGAACCGGGCAAGCCGCCCTGGGTCGAATCACGCCTCCAGGACTTCTTCGGGATGGCCCAAGGGCCCAGCGTGTGCGCTGGCCGCGTTCCGCTCGTGCTCCACCTGCTGGCACCCAACATGCGCGCCGTTCAGGTGACAACAGACCTGGCTGGGTTCTGGGAGCGCCACTACCCCGCGCTCCGCAAGGAACTGGGCCGCAAGTACCCGCGTCACTCCTGGCCAGAAGACCCCAGGCATGCACAGCCGCCAGCACCGCGTCCGCCGCGGCGCTGA